Within Protaetiibacter intestinalis, the genomic segment CGTGCGGGTGTTCCGGCGGCTGCGGGCGGGCGAGTTCGACGAGTCGCACTTCGAGGCCGAGCTCGCCAAGCGCGGCCTCATGAACCGCCTGTTCGGCAGGCTCGCCGACCGCATCGACGCCTCCTGGAAGATCTACCCGCTCGGCGTGCTGTTCGGCCTCGGATTCGACACCGCGACCGAGGTGACGCTGCTCGTGCTCTCGGGGGCGGCCGTGCTCGGCGGGCTGCCGTGGTGGGCGATCCTGTCGCTGCCGCTGCTGTTCGCCGCCGGGATGTGCCTCTTCGACACGATCGACGGCGTGCTCATGAACTTCGCCTACGGCTGGGCCTTCGTCACCCCGGCGCGCAAGGTCTACTACAACGCCGTCATCACGGTCATGTCGGTCGTGATCGCGCTCGTGATCGGCGGCGTGCAGCTCGCCGCGGTGCTCGCCGACGAGCTGGGCTGGTCGAACCCGTTCCTCGACTGGTTCGGCACGCTCGAGTTCCTCGGCTACGCGATCGTCGGCACCCTCGTCGCCACCTGGCTCGTCGCGCTCGCCGTGTGGCGGCTGGGCCGCTTCGAGGAG encodes:
- a CDS encoding Nickel transporter NicT translates to MTALDAPAAIGARYRLDAAGWRSIAVMGAVVLGLFAAGISLLAAAVPQHYAIVGAEGPTVFGWATGLLALTLGMRHAFDADHIAAIDNTTRKLAADGKRPLAVGFFFSLGHSTIVFAMAVLLGFGIAAVNSQVTDDASLLHHVTGIIGPTVSGVFLLIIAIINILVTVSIVRVFRRLRAGEFDESHFEAELAKRGLMNRLFGRLADRIDASWKIYPLGVLFGLGFDTATEVTLLVLSGAAVLGGLPWWAILSLPLLFAAGMCLFDTIDGVLMNFAYGWAFVTPARKVYYNAVITVMSVVIALVIGGVQLAAVLADELGWSNPFLDWFGTLEFLGYAIVGTLVATWLVALAVWRLGRFEERLRVDLG